In Phaseolus vulgaris cultivar G19833 chromosome 7, P. vulgaris v2.0, whole genome shotgun sequence, the genomic stretch AAACAATTATAGAAATCATTCTATCTTGAAAATGAGAAGCTATATTTACATTGTAGAAAGAAATTTAAATGTAAGAAAATAGTGGTCAATAGTCATCCCATATGCTAAGAAAGAAACGACAGATAGCACCAAATTGGTGTTAGACCCCTTAATCAAAGTAGTTGATGGATATTGAAATTCAAAGTCGTTAAAGAATACCTATTAACTTGAAAATGCCTCGTGGAAAATATGGCCTCCGTTGACGAAGATATTCTTAACGTAAAGAAAGAGGGAGAGAATAAAATAACAAAGCAGATTATCACTGACTAGAACGCGCTTGTATATATTCTTTGTGCACAGAAGAAGGCAAGAGTCATACATTCAAGTTCTTTTTTTCGGTGTTCGCATTAGTCCATCAGACACCTCAGCCTcgaatagaaactaaaaaagagCCAATCTCCTAACTGTTTGATTAAACTATGAGAAATATCGCTTTCACTTACTACGTTTAATATTTGTCAATCGATCAATTCATTGAAGACAGGCCCGAGTGTTCGTCCTAGGTCGTTCGGCCAGAGATTACCTAAAGAATGGAATAAACAATTCACAGACAAGGCCATTACAACTTCCAACCACCACGCTAaacattaactaaattaaacaaCCCATCATTGTCTCAACAAATACAAATACTGATGCAACATTTAGATAATTGCAGACATTTGTCTTCTATTGTATGTTACAATCTGCTGTGATACAGGAAACAGGGTATTCTGCATACCCTTTGGGGGTTGGGTAATAAGGAGTAGCATGTATCTCTAGATCTGCTTTTACAGGGCAACCGAATACAATAAAGATACCAACAaatatcatatcatatcatcAAATAGAAGAAAGCTCAGCATTCTCATATGGATACAACACTCGAAGTTCTGTTACATTTTCACAAGCCAAGAAACGGGCATTGCTTCCTCGCATGCTCTGGAACCAATTTCACCAAAATCTCAGCTGGGACTCCTTTCAGTTCTGGTACCCATGCACCGATTAACATACAAAAAGTCAGCCAAAACAAAACTATttgatgaaaacaaaaaaacgACCATAGTCACAAACACAATAGCCTATTCGAAAATCAGCATACCATgagatttaaaattaaatagtgGTGGAAGGAATCGGCCATTAGGCAGGCGAGTATTTGGATCACGAAGTTCATCAAAGAAAGGATGCGTCAGAGCATCTAACTGCACCACATAAAGCAAAATCTCAAATTACAGACATTATCGGAAGATGAAAACAGTCATTGAATAATtagatttgaaaacataaaattgCCAAAATGAATCTTTGCAAAACTATTATCTGAAAGAGGGAAATGCTATCTTTTTATTACGGTGAGATACTGAATGTTTGACAAGTCAGATACTCACAGCTGTGCACCGCAAGTTAGGGGAGTATTGTAGTAGTCTTGATACCAGATCAACAGCCTCTGGAGGCATGCGCTTGTGGAAGAtctagttgaaaaaaaaaacgaataTATGTAAGTATAGTGTTCAATAAGGATTTTCAAATATGTAAATATGATGAGCTTAAGAATAAAGCATGAAATGTTACTAAATTTGTCTGTGATACCTTGTGCCATGGATGTGCTTTAATCTGTGGGAATTTAAATTCTGTATAGTTAGGGTTCATGCATTTAATCTCTTCCCTTGTTGGAGTGCCCAGAACCTATCAAGACAAACAACAGATGGTATCAATTACATGCTTTAATATTCACACTTCGATGAATAATGGATCAAATCATCAAATAGGCCATTTCAATATTAAAAGACTACAGAAAAATGAGATTGACAGTTCAAAATATTTGCAAGAAAAATGTATAGCAgtaataaaataagttaaacaTCAGAAGATTACCTTTATAATCTCAACAAGCTGATCAACTCCACTCTCACCAGGGAACAGAGGCTGTAAAACgaaaataatgattttaattaaatatgctAAACCACAAAAGTAAAAGACATTTACATCAACAGCCACCAACCTGTCCAAGCAGCAGCTCAGCTAAAACACATCCAACAGACCAGATGTCAATGGCTGTAGTATATTCAGTTGCTCCAAATATAAGCTCAGGTGCTCTATAATATCTAGAACATATGTATGATATATTTGGTTCGCCTTTTACCTGTCAAATTTCATACCGAGTAAGTAAAAGTAAAGCGACAATCTAACTCAGGAAAAAAGAAGGTTGAATGAAAAGGAATGATTTGAGGAAGAAGCAGAAAAGCAGAGACATATAAATAACATACCAAAACCTTCGCACTTCCAAAGTCACATAATTTAACCTGGTGTGTGTGTGGATTGACCTGCACAGAAAAAACATCAAATTAGTATTTTCCACCCAACAGTCCTATGACCAGAGTTTCAATTGGTCATTCCCTATCTTTTAGCCACCCTAAACACAACCATAGCTATGAAAGCACGAGAACCAAaataaaatccaaataaataacCAATGATTTATGCAAAATAAAACAAAGGCCATACCAATAGATTTTGAGGCTTGATATCCCGATGGCAGACTCCAATACAACGATGAATATAAGATAATGCCCTAAAGATCTGCAATATATCAAAAGTATTGTTAAAACCTGAACATAGAACAAAGCTGAATTCGGGAAGGGCAACAGGCATACCTGGTAAGTATAGAGTTTCACATATATCAGAGGCATCCTTTGGTTCAACTTGTTGTAATGTTTGATCACACGATTAACTGTTTCAGGAACATACTCGAGTACCAAATTAAGGTATAGTTCATCCTTTTCAGTGGTTGAAAAGAAACAGTGCTTCAAAGAGACAACATTTGGGTGGTCAAGAAGGCGCATTGTTTGCAGCTCCCGGTTCTTGTACCTCTTGTCTTGAAGAACCTTTTTGATAGCCACAGTTTCACCAGTTTCCAAGCACTTA encodes the following:
- the LOC137830108 gene encoding glycogen synthase kinase-3 homolog MsK-1, with amino-acid sequence MTSVGVAPTSGLREASGHGAAGVDRLPEEMNDMKIRDDREMEATVVDGNGTETGHIIVTTIGGRNGQPKQTISYMAERVVGHGSFGVVFQAKCLETGETVAIKKVLQDKRYKNRELQTMRLLDHPNVVSLKHCFFSTTEKDELYLNLVLEYVPETVNRVIKHYNKLNQRMPLIYVKLYTYQIFRALSYIHRCIGVCHRDIKPQNLLVNPHTHQVKLCDFGSAKVLVKGEPNISYICSRYYRAPELIFGATEYTTAIDIWSVGCVLAELLLGQPLFPGESGVDQLVEIIKVLGTPTREEIKCMNPNYTEFKFPQIKAHPWHKIFHKRMPPEAVDLVSRLLQYSPNLRCTALDALTHPFFDELRDPNTRLPNGRFLPPLFNFKSHELKGVPAEILVKLVPEHARKQCPFLGL